TGTCCTTGTACTCGTTTTCGTCTCCATTCTCCAGTCCGTACGACAGTGTGTATGACGTGACCCAGTGGCTAGTCGGTCCGTCCGGCCAGTCCGGACTGGAGTTTCTGCCTTGTGTAACGATCCCGGTGACGAGCTTCTCCTGCTCCAAGTCGATGAGAAGGAACTGTTTGTCGTCGTTTGTAGCCGCACACCAGGCTCCGGCTTCGTCTTTGGTCTCCATGACTCCAAACTTGGCCTGAGTGACGGTGTAACGCACGTCCAGCTCGGTAGAGGTCGTGACAGAGACAGTGATGCTCGAGCTTGCCATTACGGATGTCTCCGTCACGGTTTCTGCTATAGTCGTCATCGTTTCCTGTCTCTTTTCCAactcttttatttctttcttcttggCTGTAGAATGTACAATGATGTAGATTAGTAGATAAGTATAGCACGTTCAAAGGCAAAGAAATAAGCCGAAAAAATGGTGAATGTAATGTACAGAGAATGCACCTAAACCTAATTGAGTAGCCACATGAAGCGGACAACCACCACTTGTCACAAGGCACACTAAAACGTTCCTGTCAATTTAACATGATTCACAACACCCTGTCTAATGCAACCAATTGCCCTTTGCAAACCTTTTCATCAGTTCCTTGATTGATTGCTTAAACCAGCAGGTTAGTCTGTACGGACAAAGCTCTATATCAAAGTCTCCCATTGTGCTTACCGTCCTCAACGATCATGTCTGCCCTCATGCAGATATGGTCATTCCATGTGACTGGGTGGATCTTGACATAACGTGCATTGAACGGTCCGCCGAACTCAGCAAAGTTATGGGTGACTGGcgtgtctgtgtctttgttgCCCTTGAAGATCTGTGCAACAAGAATGATTGGTAAGAAACTCACATTATTGTAGACATTTATATTATTTCCTTGACTTCAAACAACAAAGGTAAAGGCTTACTTTTAGTTCTCCTTTCACGTCCTTGTACTCGTTTTCGTCTCCATTCTCCAGTCCATACGACAGTGTGTATGACGTGACCCAGTGGCTAGTCGGTCCGTCCGGCCAGTCCGGACTGGAGTTTCTGCCTTGTGTAACGATCCCGGTGACGAGCTTCTCCTGCTCCAAGTCGATGAGAAGGAACTGTTTGTCGTCGTTTGTAGCCGCACACCAGGCTCCGGCTTCGTCTTTGGTCTCCACGACGCCAAACTTGGCCTGGGTGACGGTGTAACGCACGTCCAGCTCCGTGGAAGTGGTGACAGAAACCATAGTAACGCTGCTGGCGATCACCGATGTTTCTGTGACACTTTCAGCAATAACTGTCATCTGCTCTTCCTTCTTGGCCACTTCGTTCAGTTGCTTTTTCACCGCTATTCGTAAAACAAGACAAGAagtgtcgatgtaggttagacatccaggtaataagatacaccaaaaagtagttactcaagcaactggatatagttttggaaacggtcagacgttttaactggaatccaccaattttcgtcagtgacactgaagtgatctggaagaaacggtattttatactctaactatgaatgaagacaatttcagatgtccaataggaaacgttctAAGACAATTCAGATTGACAAGATAAGAAGTATATCTGATCACAAACAGATTAATTTTGATATCATCTGTTTTACAGTTTGCGGTTTGAGTCCAATAAAATATGTCGGCACAATTTTCGGCCAAAAGCGTTATATCACTGCCAGaatgttttacaattaaaaGTGACAGCTACACTTAAAAGCAAAGAGGAAGAAAACATCCAACAAAATTGCAATCTATTAAAGGCATTTGTGTAGTTCGACACTTTGGGTTTGAGGGATGAATAACTTACGATCTTCAACGATCATGTCCGCTCTCATACAGATGTGGTCGTTCCACGTGACTGGGTGGATCTTGACATAACGTGCATTGAACGGTCCGCCGAACTCAGCGAAGTTATGGGTGACTGGcgtgtctgtgtctttgttaCCCTTGAAGATCTGTGCAACAAGAATGTTAAGTTAGAAACACACGGGGTTGTAAACAATTTACTTCACTGAATTGATTTCGCAAAGGTTACGGAGCTTACTTTTAGTTCTCCCTTCTTGTCCTTGTACTCGTTTTCGTCTCCATTCTCCAGTCCATACGACAGTGTGTATGACGTGACCCAGTGGCTAGTCGGTCCGTCCGGCCAGTCCGGACTGGAGTTTCTGCCTTGTGTAACGATCCCGGTGACGAGCTTCTCCTGCTCCAAGTCGATGAGAAGGAACTGTTTGTCGTCGTTTGTAGCCGCACACCAGGCTCCGGCTTCGTCTTTGGTCTCCACGACGCCAAACTTGGCCTGGGTGACGGTGTAACGCACGTCCAGCTCGGTAGAGGTCGTCACGGAGACCATGATGCTTGAAGATGCCATGACGGACGTTTCTGTAACGCTTTCAGCGATGACGGTCATTGTTTCTTCCTTCTTTGCGACCTCCTTTATCGCCTTTTTAGCCTCTATGATGCAGAAAAATGTTGATCATTGACTCAAGCATGTACATAAATATGTCGTGTCACATAATAGTCTTCATCATCTGTCACGTAGCTGGGGACGTCAAAGACTAAATTGGTTTTACTGGGTTGACGAGAAGACAGACTGAGTTTTGAAAGCTCCCTAAAGCTAAACGTAGCAAAGGTTTTTGTGTTCATAGGTTAGTTATTTCGTCAAAAGTATGATCGTCGACACATCGCTGGTCACACATTTTCTCATAGGATTGCGGAACAAACTGCTGGTGTTGTAGTAGCCTCGCGTGGCTAGGGCTGATGACTAAGAAACTAGAGGTACTGAGAATCCCTGACAGGTGCTAAAGTTGTGCTCGCGGGATATCCACTTTACACCAATGTCCCGACTCGACTAAGGGAGATGCAAATGGGTACCTAGCACTGACTTTTtacgtccttcggataggaaaCGTGACGTAAGCCTTACTGGGTATGAAAATCAAACAAGTCGTAAGCTTACCATCCTCCACGATCATGTCGGCCCGCATGCAGATGTGATCATTCCAAGTCACTGGGTGGATCTTGACGTAACGCGCTTTGAAGGGGCCGTTAAGCTGCGCAAAGTTGTGCGTCACCGGAGTGTCTGTATCTTTGTTGCCCTTGAAAATCTGTTTGGCAGAAAAGTAGTTTAGAAAATTCGTTTAGTTATAGACCTTGTTATCAGCACTTGTTTTGTATATTAAACCAAATAGATATCTTATTTGTTCTTACTTTAAGTTCTCCTTTGGCGTCCTTGTACTGGTTTTCGTCTCCATTCTCCAGTCCATACGACAGTGTGTATGACGTGACCCAGTGGCTAGTCGGTCCGTCCGGCCAGTCCGGACTGGAGTTTCTGCCTTGTGTAACGATCCCGGTGACGAGCTTCTCCTGCTCCAAGTCGATGAGAAGGAACTGTTTGTCGTCGTTTGTAGCCGCACACCAGGCTCCGGCTTCGTCTTTGGTCTCCACGACGCCGAACTTGGCCTGGGTGACGGTGTAACGCACGTCCAGCTCGGTAGAGGTCGTTACAACGACTGAGATGCTGCTGCTAGCCATGACTGACGTCTCCGTCACGGTTTCTGCAATGACTGTCTTCTCCTcttctttctttatctgtatctttGTGTCTGTGAAAGCAAAGAGGTTCATGCATGTATTTCTATGTATCTTTAACCTTTACGATTGCAATGAAATGAACGCATAcgtctttttatttattttactttactttactttattttacATCTTTTCATATGGCGTATATGTCTTCGTTTTCCTCTTCTTTGTAATACTGTGGGTGGGGTGGCTATGGCACGCGGGCATAGCAGCTACCAATTTGGCCCTAAAGTCTTCTGATTCCATACTCTAATGTAAAAAGTAAGTCCAAAACAGTCTTTTTTTTGCTGAAATTAACCGCTAATTCCACATAATGGCTTCACGTGGTTCCCCTTGAGGTCCCATCTGTTGGCTGCTAACCCAGCCCTACAGGCTTCTGTACAACATGTCACCTGACTCCCCAATCCGATGTGACGTGAAAAAAGGAAGTCTAAAACAGTCCTTGTTTTGCTGAAATTAACCGGTAATTCTACATAACGGCTTCCAGTGGTTCACCTTGAGGTACTTTATTCCAGTTAGAGATAAAGATACTTACCGTCCTCAATGATGATGTCCGCCCGCATGGCGATGTGCTCGTGCCAAGTGACGATGTGGATCTTGATGTATCTTGCCGTGAACGTGCCGCTGTA
The sequence above is drawn from the Branchiostoma floridae strain S238N-H82 chromosome 17, Bfl_VNyyK, whole genome shotgun sequence genome and encodes:
- the LOC118404379 gene encoding uncharacterized protein LOC118404379; translation: MATPEDIAALKETIASLTKMIEDQKKQMEEIRGFMKTVALKSGQKFDFKAMMTSSMTSSSASSTTKKMSMESKMTAITTKISKYSVFASTTTTVVMTSSTELSEKTSVTRAKFSCVETATEAGAWCAATNDDKQFLLIDLESAQLVTGIVTQGRNSSPDWPDGPTQQWVTSYKISYGLENGDETEYKKANGEALIFKGNADTDTPVSHAFKTYNGTFTARYIKIHVLTWHEHIAMRADVIIEDETKKLEVQMMEVETTKTTIAESVSVTSVMASSTTTVVMTSSTELSEKTSITRAKFSCVETATEAGAWCAATNDDKQFLLIDLESAQLVTGIVTQGRNSSPDWPDGPTQQWVTSYKISYGLENGDETEYKNSKGEAVIFKANVDTDTPVSHSFKAYSGTFTARYIKIHIVTWHEHIAMRADIIIEDDTKIQIKKEEEKTVIAETVTETSVMASSSISVVVTTSTELDVRYTVTQAKFGVVETKDEAGAWCAATNDDKQFLLIDLEQEKLVTGIVTQGRNSSPDWPDGPTSHWVTSYTLSYGLENGDENQYKDAKGELKIFKGNKDTDTPVTHNFAQLNGPFKARYVKIHPVTWNDHICMRADMIVEDEAKKAIKEVAKKEETMTVIAESVTETSVMASSSIMVSVTTSTELDVRYTVTQAKFGVVETKDEAGAWCAATNDDKQFLLIDLEQEKLVTGIVTQGRNSSPDWPDGPTSHWVTSYTLSYGLENGDENEYKDKKGELKIFKGNKDTDTPVTHNFAEFGGPFNARYVKIHPVTWNDHICMRADMIVEDPVKKQLNEVAKKEEQMTVIAESVTETSVIASSVTMVSVTTSTELDVRYTVTQAKFGVVETKDEAGAWCAATNDDKQFLLIDLEQEKLVTGIVTQGRNSSPDWPDGPTSHWVTSYTLSYGLENGDENEYKDVKGELKIFKGNKDTDTPVTHNFAEFGGPFNARYVKIHPVTWNDHICMRADMIVEDGKHNGRL